The nucleotide window AGGGGGTTCTGCTCGTAGTTGGCGAGTGACTTGAGATCGGCGCCTGCAGAGAAGCTATCTGCGGTGCCAGTGACGACGATCACCCGCACTGCGTGGTCGTGATCGGCGGTAGTGAGTGCGTCTGCGAGTTCGTCGAAGTCCTCAAGCCTGAGTGCGTTCTTCTTTTGGGCCCGATTGATCCTGAGGATCGCGGTCGCACAATGGTCTGAGCGCTCGACTACCCCCACGGGTCAGCTCTTGCGAATCGAGATCGGCACATAGGCGCCAGTGCCAAGGCGCGCGCTCTCCTCGAAGTCGAGTGACGTGTCAAGATCGCCCTCGACATCGGTGACCCAGGGGAGTTTGGCCTTGAGAACACGTTCCACACCGAGTTTGACCGTGGTCGTCGAGATCGCGCAACTTGAGCACGCACCTGAGAGGCCAACGACGACCCTGCCGGTCTCGGTATCGACGGAGGCAAGGTACAGATCACCGCCGTCGGCTTGTACGGCAGGTCGGAGTTTGGTAATCAGCGCTTCGAGTTGGGAACGGCGCTCCTGGTCAACGGTGCTCATCAATGCTGATACCTCTTGACGGAGGCTTCGATTTCGTCATGCGCTTGGGCGAGGTCGCGCCAACCCTCAATGGTGACTGACTTACCCGGCTCAAGATCCTTATAGTGGCTAAAGAAGTGCTCGACTTCGTCCTGGATATGCGTCGGCACGTCGTTCAACTCCTGGTAGCGCTCATAACGAACATCCTTGGCGGGGACGCCAAGAATTTTTACATCGCGCCCACTCTCGTCTGACATGATAAAGCATGCCACTGGTCGGACCTTCACATGGCACCCTGGGAAGGTCGGCACGTCGACGAGGAGCAGGATGTCGAGCGGGTCACCATCCTCTCCAAGGGTGTTATCGATAAAGCCGTAATCGAGCGGATAGCTCATCGGTGTAAAGAGGGTGCGGTCGAGCCAGACAGCTCCGGTCTCGTGGTCGACTTCGTACTTGTTTTTGGATCCGCGCGGGATCTCGATGATTGCGGTAATCGGGTCCATAGGTCGTGCTCCTTACTCGAGGTACCCTAGAAGTCTACCTGTCCTGATAGGCTGGTAAACAAAGTAACTCTATGACTCATAAGCGCATACCTACACTCTTGCTCGCGATTGTG belongs to Ferrimicrobium sp. and includes:
- a CDS encoding NifU family protein, encoding MSTVDQERRSQLEALITKLRPAVQADGGDLYLASVDTETGRVVVGLSGACSSCAISTTTVKLGVERVLKAKLPWVTDVEGDLDTSLDFEESARLGTGAYVPISIRKS
- a CDS encoding inorganic diphosphatase, with protein sequence MDPITAIIEIPRGSKNKYEVDHETGAVWLDRTLFTPMSYPLDYGFIDNTLGEDGDPLDILLLVDVPTFPGCHVKVRPVACFIMSDESGRDVKILGVPAKDVRYERYQELNDVPTHIQDEVEHFFSHYKDLEPGKSVTIEGWRDLAQAHDEIEASVKRYQH